The following are from one region of the Etheostoma spectabile isolate EspeVRDwgs_2016 chromosome 15, UIUC_Espe_1.0, whole genome shotgun sequence genome:
- the crebbpb gene encoding CREB binding protein b isoform X8: MADNLLDVGPPTAKRPKLNSPLSVSDGPDLVSLFDLENDLPDELIPNGDLGMGMSSNGGPGGGGPGLNSIVPDAAAKHKQLSELLRPGSSSILGGGLNSASPQQGGMVGNQLGAVLGKSPLGQSSPNHQSPQAQKAAGQGNGSTGMVFNQAMLNSGQVHGVMGQTGQVMNGVLGQAGRGRPGMQYQGQGMQGAQVGAGPGVGGSVLAETLTQGGPQLGSHNTLNAQQAGNMNKMGMSGAPFGQQYGQAGVQQMGAVGVNAQQLQNKTALSNNLPQFPGELKGAGNVPNMMQQQVASVGMVPGAGGVSAGPTADPEKRKLIQQQLVLLLHAHKCQRREQANGEVRACTLPHCRTMKNVLNHMTHCQAGKSCQVAHCASSRQIISHWKNCTRHDCPVCLPLKNASDKRNQQPMLTSPGASLQNAISTSVPGQPSATAINSAATHIDPSSMQRAYAALGLPYGNQPPAQVQGPTQQNPKGTQHQQLRNLNPLGTNQMNQLAGGMGVPSSDQAGMHSDSSLPSTLNNQLMPDGSVVGGMGNLPAATPLSSSGVRKAWHEHVTQDLRTHLVHKLVQAIFPTPDPAALKDRRMENLVAYARKVEGDMYESANSRDEYYHFLAEKIYKIQKELEEKRRSRLQKQPGMVGTAGPQQSGMAQPNAMGPGQAVRSPNGPVPMPNMPNQIMNRMQVPQGINQFNPMAMQNAQMSQAPMGARAPSPMNHPQQMNMSSVPAMGMSPSRMPQTQGMMGSHANNMVAQPANQGQFLPQGQFTAGGAMNLNVGLGQPISQAAVTQQPQNSNLPLNALGSLGAQLPCGPAVQPTLGTTPPSNASASLQPQQQQLQQQHHASVQAQVPPRPSTPASTGGPSSTPTHIPSSLPGPPLAMGTPDPSQPLTPLQAQTEPPSQMQQPTSVQAQHPSTPLSQAAASIDNRVPTPASVAELSSQQALPSSTEAKPEVKEEEDDCNSGKKQPDIKIEQDDETKPPLMKKEEPDAAEPKQEPMETEEKKSEIKAEPKEEEESGANGTSTTSTTQNRKKIFKPEELRQALMPTLEALYRQDPESLPFRQPVDPMLLGIPDYFDIVKNPIDLSTIKRKLDTGQYQEPWQYVEDVWLMFNNAWLYNRKTSRVYKYCTKLAEVFEAEIDPVMQGLGYCCGRKYEFSPQTLCCYGKQLCTISRDGTYYSYQNSMISKEQFEKKKNDMLDPEPFVECKDCGRKMHQICVLHYDVIWPSGFICDNCLKKSGKTRKENKFSARSLCKGLQSTRLGTYIEDRVNKYLKRQNHPEAGEVFVRVVASSDKNVEIKPGMKSRFVDSGEMVETFPYRTKALFAFEEIDGVDVCFFGMHVQEYGSECPFPNTRRVYISYLDSIHFFRPRALRTAVYHEILIGYLEYVKKLGYVMGHIWACPPSEGDDYIFHCHPPDQKIPKPKRLQEWYRKMLDKAFAERILHDYKDIFKQATEDRITSANELPYFEGDFWPNVLEESIKELEQEEEERKKEENTASTETTEGAQADSKNAKKKNNKKTNKNKSSVSRANKKKPGMPNVANDLSQKLYATMEKHKEVFFVIHLHAGPVINTLPPIMDPDPLLTCDLMDGRDAFLTLARDKHWEFSSLRRCKWSTMCMLVELHNQGQDRFVYTCNECKHHVETRWHCTVCEDYDLCINCYNAKGHEHQMVKWGLGLDDDSNGQGGEASKSPQESRRLSIQRCIQSLVHACQCRNANCSLPSCQKMKRVVQHTKGCKRKTNGGCPVCKQLIALCCYHAKHCQENKCPVPFCLNIKHKLRQQQLQHRLQQAQMMRRRMATMAGRGMPMPSPPTSAAPDTPNSVQQPNTPQTPQPMPNQPQQQQPPNPNNIGQGFPNNGRNSQPPTPGPQGKPGPQSSPLHQQQSPLPNMPHQQQPQPPQQQQQQPQPLLAALKVARQIEMVAKAKQQQQQQQQQQQPQQQNYAMNGMPINHPRMMGPIPGQMQMMQGPRGPQVMQAMQQGQWGPGMQNPMQNPQSHQPQVPPQQGPLTPQQAQGSPMLQQGQLMQRPMMPQQHGLQMPGVMPPQGPSQQGMTPQQQNMPRGIPGNIAPSALQELLRTLKSPSSPQQQQQVLNILKSNPHLMAAFIKQRTAKYQATQPQQQQQQQQQQQQAQQQNAQAMLGSQAGMQAMAAMANQVQRPVMAPQQQPPQQAGPQAMAPMGPQGQMMNAAQNGNPQLYRRQQLLRMQQMQQQAQQQGGMPQGHGQFPQQQPGPASYSQLRMQQQLAMQGGGGPMGQLPPTSQMGQPGMGMDGPQNLLQQRMLQQQQQMLKQQMGSPAQANSMSPQPHMLQGQAQGGAHLPGQTMANTLGNQVRSPAPVQSPRPPSQQPPHSSPSPRIQPHPSPQHGTLHSSSPHPSLGGPMSGSMEQGHMGTPEQSAMLPQLNTPNRGGLNNDMGMVGDTTGDTLEKFVEGL; this comes from the exons ATGGGGATGTCAGGGGCTCCATTTGGCCAGCAGTATGGTCAGGCTGGGGTGCAGCAGATGGGGGCAGTGGGGGTCAACGCCCAACAACTCCAGAACAAGACAGCCCTTTCCAACAACCTGCCCCAATTCCCTGGTGAGCTGAAGGGAGCTGGAAATGTGCCAAACATG ATGCAGCAGCAGGTAGCATCGGTGGGCATGGTCCCTGGGGCTGGTGGAGTGTCAGCGGGCCCAACGGCCGACCCAGAGAAGCGCAAACTCATTCAGCAGCAGCTGGTCCTGTTGCTCCACGCACATAAGTGCCAGCGGCGGGAGCAGGCCAATGGGGAGGTGAGGGCCTGCACTCTGCCCCATTGCCGCACTATGAAGAACGTTCTCAACCACATGACCCACTGCCAGGCTGGCAAGTCCTGCCAGG TGGCTCACTGTGCATCATCCAGACAGATCATCTCCCACTGGAAGAACTGTACGCGGCATGACTGTCCGGTCTGCCTGCCTTTGAAGAATGCTAGTGACAAGAGGAACCAGCAAC CCATGCTAACTTCTCCTGGGGCTAGCCTGCAGAATGCCATCAGTACATCAGTACCTGGCCAGCCCAGCGCCACAGCCATCAACAGTGCTGCAACACACATCGACCCCAGCTCCATGCAGAGAGCCTATGCTGCCCTTGGCCTGCCCTATGGCAACCAGCCCCCTGCCCAGGTCCAGGGTCCCACCCAGCAGAACCCCAAAGGCACCCAGCACCAGCAGCTGCGAAATCTGAATCCACTAG GCACTAATCAGATGAACCAGTTGGCAGGAGGCATGGGTGTCCCCTCTTCAGACCAGGCTGGCATGCACTCCGACTCCTCTCTACCATCCACACTCAACAA TCAACTGATGCCAGATGGGTCAGTAGTGGGAGGCATGGGAAACCTGCCCGCGGccacccctctctcttcttcgGGGGTAAGGAAGGCCTGGCATGAACACGTCACTCAGGACCTGCGCACCCACCTGGTGCATAAACT TGTACAAGCCATATTCCCCACCCCAGACCCTGCAGCACTGAAGGACCGGCGAATGGAGAACTTGGTGGCATATGCACGCAAGGTTGAGGGAGACATGTACGAGTCAGCTAACAGCAGG GATGAGTATTACCACTTTCTGGCAGAGAAAATCTACAAAATCCAGAAGGAATTGGAGGAGAAGAGGCGCTCACGGCTCCAGAAACAGCCTGGCATGGTGGGCACAGCTGGGCCTCAGCAAAGTGGAATGGCTCAGCCCAACGCCATGGGCCCAGGACAGGCTGTCCGATCTCCCA ATGGACCTGTGCCTATGCCCAACATGCCAAATCAGATAATGAACCGTATGCAGGTGCCCCAAG GAATCAATCAGTTTAACCCAATGGCGATGCAGAATGCGCAGATGTCTCAGGCACCCATGGGAGCACGTGCTCCCTCCCCCATGAACCATCCACAGCAGATGAACATGAGCTCCGTCCCAGCG ATGGGTATGTCCCCTTCAAGGATGCCTCAGACTCAAGGAATGATGGGTAGTCATGCTAATAACATGGTAGCTCAGCCAGCCAATCAGGGCCAGTTCCTGCCACAGGGTCAGTTCACTGCAGGTGGAGCAATGAATTTGAATGTAGGCTTGGGCCAGCCCATATCACAGGCTGCTGTCACACAG CAACCACAGAACTCTAACCTCCCTCTGAATGCACTGGGATCCCTTGGCGCCCAGCTGCCCTGTGGCCCTGCAGTCCAGCCCACCCTGGGTACCACCCCTCCATCTAATGCCTCTGCCAGCCTGCagcctcagcagcagcagctgcagcagcagcaccatgCTTCTGTACAGGCCCAGGTGCCACCTCGGCCCTCTACTCCCGCCTCCACGGGTGGGCCCTCCTCCACCCCAACTCACATACCCAGTAGCCTCCCTGGCCCCCCCTTAGCCATGGGCACACCTGACCCCTCCCAGCCACTCACCCCCTTGCAGGCGCAGACAGAACCCCCCAGCCAGATGCAGCAGCCCACTTCAGTGCAGGCACAGCATCCAAGCACACCG TTGTCCCAGGCAGCAGCGAGTATAGATAACCGGGTGCCCACTCCAGCCTCTGTGGCTGAGCTGAGCTCCCAGCAGGCCTTGCCGAGCAGCACTGAAGCCAAACCTGAAGtaaaagaggaagaagatgacTGCAACTCTGGAAAGAAGCAGCCAGATATAAAAATAGAG CAGGATGATGAAACCAAACCCCCGCTGATGAAGAAGGAGGAGCCAGATGCAGCAGAGCCAAAGCAGGAACCAATGGAAACTGAGGAAAAGAAGTCTGAGATTAAGGCAGAAcccaaagaagaagaggaaagtgGGGCCAATGGCACATCAACCACATCCACCACTCAGAACcggaaaaaaa TTTTCAAGCCAGAGGAGCTGAGGCAAGCCCTAATGCCAACACTTGAGGCCCTCTACAGGCAAGACCCAGAGTCACTGCCCTTCAGACAACCTGTAGACCCCATGTTACTAGGCATCCCT GACTACTTTGACATTGTGAAGAATCCTATTGACTTATCCACCATCAAGCGCAAGCTGGATACAGGTCAATACCAGGAGCCTTGGCAGTATGTTGAAGATGTGTGGCTCATGTTCAACAATGCCTGGTTGTACAACCGTAAAACATCCCGTGTCTACAAGTACTGCACCAAACTAGCAGAAGTGTTTGAAGCAGAGATTGATCCTGTCATGCAGGGCCTGGGCTACTGCTGCGGCAGGAAG TATGAGTTCTCACCCCAGACACTGTGTTGCTATGGCAAACAGTTGTGTACCATTTCCAGGGACGGCACCTACTACAGCTACCAGAACAG CATGATATCAAAAGAGCAgtttgaaaagaagaaaaatgacatGTTGGACCCTGAACC GTTTGTTGAATGTAAAGACTGTGGACGAAAGATGCATCAGATCTGCGTGCTGCACTACGATGTCATTTGGCCATCAGG CTTTATCTGTGACAACTGTCTGAAGAAGTCTGGCAAAACAAGAAAAGAGAACAAGTTTTCAGCCAGAA gtCTTTGTAAAGGGTTGCAGTCGACCAGGTTGGGGACGTACATCGAAGACAGAGTGAATAAGTACTTGAAAAGGCAGAACCACCCAGAGGCTGGTGAGGTGTTTGTGCGAGTGGTGGCCAGCTCTGACAAAAATGTGGAGATTAAGCCTGGCATGAAGTCTAG GTTTGTGGACTCAGGCGAGATGGTGGAGACCTTTCCTTACAGAACCAAAGCACTTTTTGCATTTGAGGAAATAGATGGGGTTGATGTTTGTTTCTTTGGCATGCATGTCCAGGAGTACGGCTCAGAGTGCCCCTTTCCAAATACTAG ACGGGTTTACATATCATACCTCGACAGTATTCACTTCTTCAGACCTCGTGCGCTAAGGACTGCAGTGTACCATGAGATCTTAATAGGCTACCTGGAGTATGTGAAGAAACTGGG ATATGTGATGGGTCACATCTGGGCCTGCCCACCCAGCGAAGGAGATGACTACATTTTTCACTGCCACCCTCCTGACCAGAAGATCCCGAAGCCCAAGAGGCTCCAAGAGTGGTACAGAAAGATGCTGGACAAGGCTTTTGCTGAGAGGATCCTACACGATTACAAG gACATTTTCAAACAGGCAACAGAAGACCGGATAACCAGTGCCAATGAGCTGCCGTACTTTGAGGGTGACTTTTGGCCTAATGTACTGGAGGAGAGCATCAAGGAGCtagagcaggaggaggaagagaggaagaaggaggagaacACAGCCTCCACTGAGACGACAGAG GGAGCCCAAGCTGACAGCAAgaatgccaaaaaaaagaataacaagaaaaccaacaaaaacaagagCAGCGTCAGCCGAGCCAATAAGAAAAAGCCTGGGATGCCGAATGTAGCCAATGACCTGTCCCAGAAGCTCTATGCTACGATGGAGAAACACAAAGAG GTGTTTTTTGTCATCCATCTCCATGCTGGGCCAGTCATTAACACCCTGCCACCCATTATGGACCCCGACCCTCTGTTGACCTGTGACCTGATGGATGGCCGTGATGCCTTTCTGACTTTGGCCAGGGACAAGCACTGGGAGTTCAGCTCACTGAGAAGATGCAAATGGAGCACAATGTGTATGTTGGTAGAGCTGCACAACCAAGGCCAGGACCGCTTTGTGTACACCTGCAATGAGTGCAAGCACCACGTAGAGACTCGATGGCACTGCACCGTCTGCGAG GACTACGACCTATGCATAAACTGCTACAACGCTAAGGGCCACGAGCACCAGATGGTGAAGTGGGGCCTAGGTCTGGACGACGACAGCAACGGTCAGGGTGGAGAGGCCTCCAAGAGCCCTCAAGAGAGCCGTCGTCTCAGCATCCAGCGCTGCATCCAGTCCCTGGTCCATGCCTGCCAGTGCCGTAATGCCAACTGCTCTCTTCCTTCATgccagaagatgaagagggtgGTTCAACACACCAAAGGCTGCAAGCGTAAAACAAATGGTGGCTGCCCTGTGTGCAAGCAGCTCATCGCTCTATGTTGTTATCACGCCAAGCACTGTCAGGAGAACAAGTGTCCTGTTCCCTTCTGTCTCAACATAAAGCACAAACTCcgtcagcagcagctgcagcacagGCTCCAGCAGGCTCAAATGATGCGCCGCAGAATGGCAACCATGGCTGGAAGGGGTATGCCCATGCCATCTCCACCTACCTCAGCTGCCCCTGACACCCCCAACTCTGTGCAGCAGCCTAATACACCCCAGACCCCCCAGCCCATGCCCAACCAgccccaacaacagcagccaccAAATCCTAACAATATTGGCCAGGGCTTCCCCAACAATGGCCGCAACAGCCAGCCCCCAACACCAGGGCCGCAGGGCAAACCAGGGCCTCAGTCATCCCCTCTTCATCAGCAGCAGTCACCTCTGCCTAACATGCCCCACCAACAGCAGCCTCAGCCaccacagcagcaacaacagcagccgcAGCCACTGCTGGCAGCCCTAAAGGTGGCCAGACAGATTGAGATGGTAGCCAAggcaaagcagcagcagcagcaacaacagcagcagcagcagccgcaaCAGCAGAATTATGCCATGAATGGGATGCCTATTAACCACCCACGTATGATGGGGCCCATCCCGGGTCAAATGCAGATGATGCAGGGGCCACGGGGCCCCCAGGTAATGCAGGCTATGCAGCAAGGTCAGTGGGGTCCAGGGATGCAGAATCCCATGCAAAATCCCCAGAGTCATCAGCCACAGGTCCCTCCTCAACAGGGGCCCTTGACCCCTCAGCAGGCTCAGGGGAGCCCTATGCTCCAGCAGGGTCAGCTCATGCAGAGGCCCATGATGCCCCAGCAACATGGCCTCCAAATGCCTGGGGTCATGCCTCCCCAGGGGCCTTCACAGCAGGGCATGACACCACAGCAGCAAAACATGCCACGGGGGATACCTGGTAACATTGCTCCGAGTGCCCTGCAGGAATTATTGCGCACCCTCAAATCTCCCAGCTCcccacagcagcaacagcaggtCCTCAACATCCTAAAGTCTAACCCCCACCTCATGGCCGCTTTCATTAAACAGAGGACAGCCAAGTACCAGGCCACccagccacagcagcagcagcagcagcagcagcagcagcagcaggcgcAGCAGCAGAACGCTCAGGCCATGCTTGGATCCCAGGCAGGAATGCAGGCCATGGCAGCCATGGCAAACCAGGTGCAGAGGCCAGTGATGGCACCTCAGCAGCAGCCTCCTCAGCAGGCAGGGCCCCAGGCCATGGCACCCATGGGCCCCCAAGGCCAGATGATGAATGCTGCTCAAAATGGCAATCCCCAACTCTATCGCCGACAGCAGCTGCTCAGGATGCAGCAGATGCAACAGCAGGCACAGCAGCAGGGAGGCATGCCTCAGGGCCATGGTCAGTTCCCCCAACAGCAGCCAGGGCCAGCAAGCTACTCCCAGCTCCGTATGCAGCAGCAATTGGCTATGCAAGGAGGTGGAGGGCCCATGGGACAGCTCCCTCCCACGTCTCAAATGGGTCAACCTGGTATGGGCATGGATGGGCCCCAGAACCTCCTCCAGCAGCGCAtgcttcagcagcagcagcagatgttAAAGCAGCAGATGGGATCTCCAGCACAGGCTAACTCGATGAGTCCACAACCTCACATGCTCCAAGGCCAAGCCCAGGGAGGAGCTCACTTACCTGGCCAGACAATGGCAAACACCCTGGGAAACCAAGTGCGCTCCCCAGCCCCAGTGCAATCGCCCCGTCCACCTTCGCAGCAGCCCCCGCATTCCAGTCCCTCCCCAAGAATACAGCCCCATCCTTCACCTCAACACGGCACCCTCCACTCCAGCTCGCCCCACCCCAGCCTTGGAGGCCCAATGTCAGGCTCCATGGAGCAGGGACACATGGGAACACCGGAGCAGAGTGCCATGCTCCCGCAACTTAACACACCAAACAGAGGGGGGTTGAATAATGACATGGGTATGGTGGGTGACACGACAGGAGACACGCTGGAGAAATTTGTTGAAGGATTGTAG